In Bradyrhizobium sp. WD16, the genomic stretch GTCGCGGCCCATCATGGGGTCGATCTGCCGGCCGACCGGCTGCAGCACGCCTATGTGGTCGCCGGCTCGCCGATCGCGACGAACCTGTTGCTGCGAATGGCGAAGGATGGCGGACTGCGCGCCCGGAATGCGCGGCTCGATTGGGGAGCTCTGTTCCGGCTGGGCGAGGCCTATCCGGCATTGGTCCGACTGAAGAACGGCAACTGGATCGTCGTCCTCGGCGCCGGCGAGGCGGCTGACGGCACCGAGGCCGTCAGCATCTTCGATCCGCTTGCTGAACGGCAGGACGAGGCCTTGATCGTCGGCAAGGATCTGTTCTGCGGCCGGTGGAGCGGCGAAGCCATCCTTGTCAAGCGCAACGGCCGGTCTGCCGATGGACGACCCGCCTTCGGGCTGCGGTGGTTCGTCCCCGAACTGCTGCGCCAATGGCGGCTGTTTGCCGACGTCGCCATCGCCGCGATCCTGCTCTATGCGCTCGGTCTCGCGCTCCCGATCTTCTTCCAGCTCGTGATCGACAAGGTCCTCGTCCACGAAAGCTTCACGACGCTCTATGTGCTCGCCGCCGGAGCGACGGCTGCGCTTGCGTTCGACGCCATATTCGGATTCCTGCGCCGCTACCTTCTGCTGTATGCGACCAACAAGGTCGACATCCGGGTTGCGACCAAGACGTTCGGACACCTGCTCGGTCTTCCGGTGACTTTCTTCGAGCATATTTCGGCCGGGGTGCTGGTCAAGCACATGCAGCAGGCCGCCCGGATTCGCGAATTCCTGACCGGCCGGCTGTTCCTGACCACGCTCGATGCGCTGTCGCTGGTCGTCTTCATTCCCGTTCTCGCGCTCTACAGCATCAAGCTGACCTGTGTGGTGCTGGCCTTCACGGCGCTCAGCGGCGCGGTCGTCGCGCTGCTGATGGGACCATTCCGGCGCCGTCTCTACGAGCTCTACCAGGCCGAAGGCGCGCGTCAGGCTCTGCTCGTCGAGACCGTGCACGGCATGCGCACGGTGAAGTCGCTGGCGATGGAGCCGCTGCAGGGCAAGGTGTGGGACGACCGTTGTGCCCAGTCGGTCACGATGCGGTTCGGGGTCGAGAAGATCTCGGCCGGGGCGCAGTCGCTGACCGGGTTTCTCGAAAAATTGATGACGCTCGGGATCATCGCACTCGGCGCACTCGACGTCTTCAGCGGCGAGATGACCATCGGCGCGCTGGTCGCGTTCAACATGCTGGCCGGGCGCGTCTCGGGGCCACTGGTGCAGATGGTGACGATGGTCCACGAATATCAGGAGGTCGCCCTCGCGGTTAAGATGCTGGGCGAGGTGATGAACCAGAAGCCTGAGCGCGATGGTCGGCGCGACGGGCTGCGGCCCGATCTCGTCGGCAAGATCGAATTCGAGAATGTCTCGTTCCGTTATGGCCCGGACGCGGCGCCGGCGCTCGACGACGTCTCCTTCTCGATCGCGCCCGGATCGATCTTCGGCATCGTCGGCCGCAGCGGTTCCGGCAAGACGACGCTGACGCGGTTGATTTCGGGCATGTATCCGGTCCAGCAGGGCCTGCTGCGGGTCGACGGCTACGATTCCCGCGAGCTCGATCTTATTCACCTGCGCCGCAATCTCGGTCTCGTGCTCCAGGACAATTTCCTGTTTCGCGGTACGGTGCGCGAGAATATTGCCTGCGTGAAGCGAGACGCGACCTTCGCCGAGGTGGTCCGGGCGGCGCAGCTCGCCGGGGCCGACGAGTTCATCGAGCGATTGCCGCGCGGCTTCGACACCATGCTCGAGGAGGACGCCTCCAATCTTTCGGGAGGCCAGAAGCAGCGGCTGGCGATCGCCAGGGCGCTGATCGTCAACCCGCGCATCCTGATCTTGGACGAGGCAACGAGCGCGCTGGATTCGGAGAGCGAGATGATCATCCGGCGCAACCTGCGTCGTATCGCGGCCGGGCGGACCGTGATCATCGTCTCGCACCGGCTGTCCATGCTCACCGATGCCAGCGAGATCCTGGTGATCGATCGCGGCCGCATCGTCGACGTCGACCACCATGACCGGCTGCTGTCGAAGTGCACCATCTACAGGCATCTCTGGAACCAGCAGACGAAGCAGATCGCATGACCAGGGCAGACAAATCCGGCGCCGACGCAATGACCGGGAAGAAGGCATCGCCGCAGCCGGCCGGGCGGCGGCGCCGATCGCTGTTCCGGGCGGCTCCGCTCCGCTCGCCGCTGATCGCGGAATTCCAGACCGATGCCATCGAGATCGAGGAGCGGACGCCGCCGCGCGTGGCGCGTCTGACGCTCTATTGTGTCGTGGCGCTGATCCTGGCCGCCGTCGCCTGGGCGTCGGTGTCGCATGTCGACATGATCGTCACGGCCCAGGGAAAGCTGATCACGACCCGGCCCAATCTCGTGGTGCAGCCGCTGGAAACCTCCGTCATCCGTGAAATTCACGTCAAGGCCGGTGATCGGGTCAACCGCGGCGATGTGCTGGCGACACTCGATCCGACCTTCTCCCAGGCGGACCTCGATCAGTTGCGCAACCGCGTCGCCGCATTCGATGCGACGATCAACCGTCTGAAGGCCGAACTGGCCGGCCAGGATTACGTGGTCGGCGTCGGCGCCAGCGGCGACGAGGTCCTGCAACGCAAGATGTTCCTGCAGCGCAGGATGGGCTACGACGCCCAGATACAGAATTACGACGCGCAGATCGCGTCCGCCCAGGCGAATCTCAAGACCGCGCAGGACGAGGAGGCGGTGCTGGTGCAGCGGCTCGAGACCATGAGGTCGATCGAGACCATGCGCAGCACACTGATGGACAAGGAGGTCGGCTCGAAGCTGAATTTCCTGCTCTCGCGCGACGCGCGCCTCGAAGTGGAAAGCAATCTGGCCCGGGTGCGGGGGAATATCGCCGACAATGCTCACCGGGTCGACAAGTCCCGCGCCGATCAGAACGTCTTCGCCGAGGACTTCCGCCGCACCGCCTATCAGGATCTGGTCGAGACCCTGGCCAAGCGCGACAGTGCCGCAGAAGATCTCAAGAAGGTGGAGCTGCGGCGGCAGCTGATCGTGCTCAAGGCGCCGGCCGATGCCGTCGTGCTCGAGATCGCCAATCGGACGGTCGGCTCGGTGGTTCGCGAGGCCGAGACGCTGTTTGTGCTGGTCCCCCGCGATGTGGCACTCCAGGCTGAAGTCAACGTCGAGGGCAGGGATATCGGCCAGGTATCGGTCGGCCAGCCGGTCCGGATCAAGTTCGAGGCCTTCCCGTTCCAGAAGTACGGCACGGGGAGGGGTGAAGTGCGCGTCATCAGCCAGGATGCATTCTCGCCGGATCCCAAAGCCGAAGGTGCGCGCCGCGCGACGGCTCCGTATTACCGTGTGCTGGTCGACCTGTCCGACGCGCATCTTCGGCTCCCGGCGGAGCGCGTCCCGCTGATTCCGGGCATGGCGGTGACCGCCGAGATGAAGGCGGGACGGCGCAGCGTGATCTCCTACTTCCTCTATCCCCTGCTTCGCGGACTCGACGAAAGCATCCGCGAATACTGACCAGCGTACGGTGATTGTCGTGATGAAGACCAGTTCCGATGCCGGAGTGAAACTGATGGCGCCCGCCGGCCTGACGGAGCCGACGCGCAACTCGCATCTGGTGAATTATGCTCTGCGCGGCCTGCGCCACTGCTGGCTGCCGCAACACGGCCGCTGGTCGCATATCTACCATCTCGACGGACGCGCGGCGCCAAACCAGTCGCTGCCGCAGAGCGACGTGTTCTATACGCTGAACGTTCTGCTCGGAATGTCCCGGACCGCCGAGATACCCGACAGCATCGGTCTGTCGGAGATCTTTCAGCGCAACGTGCGCCAGCTCGTGAGCCTTCCGGTGCCGAAATATGCCTACGGCATGGCGCTGTGGGCCGCCGCGGAGCTGGAACTGGGGATTCCTGAGGAGGTGGCGCGGGAGGTGAAGGCGCTGCTGGACAATCGCTCGGGCTGGGAGAATTTCCGCGCCCAGGACCTCGGCATGCTGCTGACCGGAATCGTCGCGATGGCCCGCGCCGATCGAAAGGAGTGGTACCGCTTCGCCGGGCCGCTCTTCGCCTTCCTCAGGCAACGCTATCACAGCCCTTCGGGGTTGTTCTTCGATGCCCCGTCGGGAATGCGGCGGCGTTTCGCGTCGTTCGCGACCCAGGTTTATCTGTCGATCGCCTGCTATCAGTACGGCGACGTCGCTGGAGATCCCTTGGCGATCGCCATGGCGTCGGCCTGCGTCCGCAAGCTGATGGCATTGCAGGGGCCGCGCGGCGAGTGGCCGTGGTTCTTCGATGCGGTCAGCGGGCGCGTGCTGGACTTCTACGAGGTCTATTCGGTCCACCAGTACGGCATGGCGCCAGCCCTGCTGGAATGGGCGGAGCGGTACGATGTCCACGGCGCGCGGGAGGCCCTGATCAAGGGTTTCAACTGGGTGCTGGGCCGCAATCAGCTCGAGCGATCGATGCTCGTACCCGAGCTGGGCTTGAGCATTCGCTCGCAAATCCGCCGGAGCGAGCTGACGACGAAGCTGCCGCGGATGTTGCGTGCGGCCGCGAAGGCCTATCTCGGGCGTGACTCGGACCTGATCGACAGCTCGGCGGTCGGTCTTCGTCTCGAGTGCCGCAGCTATGAGCTTGGCTGGATCTTGTGGTCGTTCGGCCAGCGCTCCGATCTGCCGGAATTGGCCGATCATCAGGCTTTCGTTCCGCCGGTGTCGCCGGCCTAAATCCGCCGAGCTTCAGGTCCGGTCCGGAGAGGATCGCGGACCGAGCGGCCGAACGCTCAGCGATTCCATGAAATCGATCGGTCACCTCGCAGCAGCGTCAGCATCACCGCGGCGCGGTGCGTGCGCACGGCGCAAAGCACGGCAAAGGCCCGCCATCGCGTGACGAAGCCCTTGATACGGTCGCTGGTCAGGACCGTGATCGCGCCGGCGGCCGGCGAGGCGAGCAGGAGGAGTGCGCGCGCAATCCAGCGCAGTCGCCAGGCGGCCTTGCCGTCCGCCATGTGGCGATAGTGCAGGATCTGCCGATCCCATTTGGCATAGAGTTCGTCAAGCGAGCCGCGGGCAGGGTGGAAAACGATCATCTCGGGAACGTAGCGGAAGCGCAGGCCCGCATCGCGGGCACGCTGCCCCCATTCCATGTCTTCGGCCACCTCGATGCCGGCGAAGGGACCGGCGGCGTCGAAGTCCCGGCGAAACATCACGAGGTTGCCGGTGCCGGAATAGCCGTGCCGCTCGATGTAGAGCTTGAAGCGATAGGCGAAGACGCTCTCATAGGCCTCGACGGCGGTGAGACTGCTGTCTCCGGGATGCCAGATGCGCACATCGCCGCCCAGCACGGTGCGCGGCAGGGACGACTGGAGCGCGTTCAGGGCGTTGTCCAGCCAACCCGGGTGGGCGCGGCAGTCGGCGTCGATGAAGGCGAGGATGTCGCCGGCTGCAGCGGCAACGCCGGTATTTCGGGCGGGACCGGGACCGGGCCGTCCTTCCTGCAGCAGGCGCGTGCCAGGATGGCGGGCGACGACCTCGGTCGGAAGCGCCAGCGAGCCATTGTCGACGACGATGACCTCGAAGAGGTCTCGCTGCAGGCTCTGCGCTTCGAGGCTGCACAGGCAGGTTTCGAGGCCGTCGGGCTGGTTGAGATGCGGAATAATCACCGAGATCTTGGTCATATTTAATCCTGCACTGGTTTAAATCGCCCGATCCAGCCGCGAGCGCCGCCGCTCTGCTGCGGATCCTGCCGCAACAGCCTGCCGGGCAGCTGCGCGGCCTCGATTTAATGCCAAAATAAATCTTGCAATTAAATGTTGCGTGAGTATTATCGCGATTATTAATTTAAATACAAGAGCAAGTTGCTCTTTAATTGCAGGGGGTTGCGATGCGCGCGTCGTTCCTGGAGTGCCCCGTCGACATCCTCTCCATGGCCGAGACCGTCGATCTCGCCCGCCGGGCGATGCGCAGCCGTCAACGTTTGCAGCACGTCGCGCTCAATGTCGCCAAGCTCGTCAACATGCGCCTCGACCCGGTGCTCGCTGCCGACGTGGCCAACAGCGATGTCGTGAGCATCGATGGAATGGGGATCGTCTGGGGCGCGCGGGCACTCGGGTTGCCGGTCAAATCGCGCGTTGCCGGCGTCGATCTGCTTGCGGAGCTGCTCGCGGTCTGCGCCTCTGAGGGATTCAAGCCCTATTTCCTCGGCGCGACGCCGCCGGTGCTGCAGCGGGCGGTTGAGCGTGTTCGCGGGCGTCATCCTTCCCTGGTGCTGGCAGGGTACAAGGACGGCTATTTCGGCCGCGAGGACGAGGCCGCTGTCGTCAGCGACATCCGGGCCAGCGGGGCCGACTGCCTTTTCATCGGCATGCCGACACCGCGCAAGGAGCGGTTTCTCGCGGCGCATCGCGACGTCCTCGGCGTGCCTTTCATCATGGGCGTCGGCGGTTCATTCGACATTCTCGCCGGCGAGGTCCGGCGTGCGCCCGCCCGCATGCAGCAGCTCGGACTGGAGTGGCTCTACCGCGTCTATCAGGAGCCGGGCCGGATGTGGTGGCGATACGCCAGGACCAACACGCTGTTTGCCGGAATTCTGGCGCAGGCCGTCATCCGCCAGATTCTCGGAGCCGCGCCGCGGGCGAACCGCGTGATTCCGCCCGGCGCGGGCCGGGTCGGAGGCTGAGACGTGCAGAAGCATTTTCTCGTCCTGTTGGGTACCCGTCCGGAGGCGATCAAGCTGTTTCCGGTGATCAACCGCCTCAAGGCCGAAAAGGACATCACAATCACGGTCTGCGCCACGGCGCAGCACCGGCAGCTGCTCGATCAGGTGCTCAAGCTTGCCCGCGTGGTTCCGGATTTCGACCTCAACGTCATGACGGCCAACCAGACGCTGGATCATCTCACGGCGCGACTGCTCGGCAACATCGGCGAGGTGCTCGACCAGGTGAAGCCGACGCGGGTCATCGTCCAGGGCGACACCGCGACCGCAATGACGGGTGCTCTCGCGGCCTACTACCACCGTATTCCGGTGTCGCACGTCGAGGCCGGATTGAGGAGCGGCGACATCTACGCTCCCTGGCCGGAGGAGGTGAACCGCAAGATCGTCGGCTCGATCGCCGACCAGCACTTCGCGCCGACGGAGCGTGCCGCGCAGGCGCTGCGAGCGGAAAACGTGCCCAATGAGCGTATCCACGTCACGGGAAACACCGTCGTCGATGCCCTGATCCTTGCCAGGGCCATGGTCGAGGCCGACCCTTGCCTGTCCTCGCGGTGGGACGACATCAGAAAGCATCACGGCAATCGCCGCATCATCCTGGTGACCTGCCATCGCCGCGAGAATTTCGGCGGTGGCGTGCTCAACATCGTCAACGCGCTGCAGACCATCCTCGCCAGGGAAGATGTCGCCGTGGTGCTTCCGATTCATCCGAACCCGAATGTCCGCGACATCTTCGCCGCGCACCTTTCGAACCACCCCCGCGTCATCCTGATATCGCCGCAGGAATACACCGATTTCGTCAGCCTGCTGTCGCTCTCTTACCTGGTGCTGACCGACTCCGGTGGCGTCCAGGAGGAAGCGCCCACCTTTGGCAAGCCGGTCCTGGTGATGCGCGAGACGACCGAGCGACCCGAAGGTGTGGAGGCCGGCACGGCGCGCCTGGTCGGCGCCGACTACGACAGGATCGTCGAGGAGACGTTCCGCCTGCTCGACGATGACGAGACCTATTCGGCCATGGCTCGCTCCCACAACCCGTTCGGCGACGGCCGCGCCAGCGAGCGAATTGTGAAGGTCCTTCTCGATGCCTGAATTTCAGAAAGTCGTGATGATCGGACTTGGCTATATCGGGCTGCCGACGGCCGCCCTGATCGCCAGTCGCGGGATGCAGGTCGTCGGCGTCGACACCAAGGAAGACGTCGTCCGGACCGTCGGCTCCGGGGCCATCCATATCTCGGAGCCGGATCTCGACGGCCTCGTCTCCAAGGTGGTGTCGAGCGGCGCGCTGGTGACCGCCACCAAGCCGCAGCCGGCGGACGTCTTCATCATCGCGGTGCCGACGCCGATCGATGGCGACAATCGGCCGGATCTGAGCAGCGTGAACGCCGCCGTCGAGAGTATTCTCGACGTTCTGGCGCCGGGGAATCTCGTCATTCTGGAATCGACTTCGCCGATCGGAACGACGGAAGCAATAGCGAGGCGCATCAGTGAGCGAAGGCCGGACCTCCATGTCGGCACCAACGGCAAGGAGGACGGATCGGTTTATGTCGCCTACTGCCCCGAGCGCGTCCTTCCAGGCCGGATCCTGACCGAACTCATCAACAACGATCGCTGCATCGGCGGCATTACGCCGGCCTGCACCCGGCGGGCGCAGCGCTTCTACAAGATGTTCGTCCGCGGCGCCTGTGTCGCGACGACGGCGCGCGCGGCGGAACTGGTCAAGCTGACCGAAAATGCCTTCCGTGACACCAATATCGCCTTCGCCAACGAGCTGTCGCTGATCTGCGACAGGTTCGATATCAACGTCTGGGAGGTGATCGACATCGCCAACCGGCATCCCCGCGTCAACGTGCTGCGGCCCGGCCCGGGCGTCGGCGGGCACTGCATCGCGATCGATCCCTGGTTCATCATCGATTCCGCGCCAGACCTCGCGCGGGTGATGCGGACGAGCCGTGACGTCAATAATCAGAAGACCCACAGGATCATCGAGCGCGCCGAGGCGCTGATCGACGATCACCCCTACGCGAACGTCGCCTGCTGCGGCCTGACGTTCAAGGCCAATATCGACGATCTGCGCGAGAGCCCTGCCATGGAGGTTGCGTTGCATCTCGCCGCCAAATACGGGCCGCGCGTCAAGGTCGTCGAGCCGAATCTGAGGCGGTTGCCGCCCGATCTAGCCGACCATCGCGTCGGCTTCATGAATATCGATGAGGCCCTGCGGAGCTGCGAAATCGCAATCGTGCTCGTCGACCACGACGAATTCAAGATGATCCCGCTGGCGGAACGACGCCACCTCGACGTCATCGATACGCGGGGCATCTGGCAGGACATGCCGGTACGGACCTGAGCCGGCAAGGCAGTGGAAATCGGCGGCGTTGGGCGAACCGGGCCGCGCTCAACCAGCGACAAGGAGACCTTGCGGTCTCGAACGGGCAGAGGACAGCGCATGCAGAGTAGCCAGATAGGTGTCGGCATTGTGGGATACGGCTACTGGGGCCCGAATCTCGTGCGCAATTTCGCGAATAACGCCTCGGCCAGCGTCGTCGGGGTCAGCGATCTCGATCCGGGTAAGCTCGCGGCGATTCAGCGGCTTTATCCTGGTACGACGACGACCCAGCGCTACGACGACCTGCTCAGCAATCCGGACATCGACGCCATTGCCATCGCCACGCCGGTGCACAGCCATTACGAGCTGGCCCTTGCGGCGCTCAGGGCCGGCAAACACGTCCTGGTCGAGAAGCCGTTGGCGTCCAGCGCGGATCTCGTGCGCCGCCTGATCGACGAGGCCGATCAGCGCGGGCTGACGCTGATGGTCGATCACACATTCCTCTATACGCCGGCGGTGCAGAAGATTCGCGAGCTGATGCTTCGCGATGAACTCGGCGAGGTCTACTACTACGACAGCACCCGCTCGAGTCTCGGCCTGTTCCAGAGCGACGTCAACGTGATCTGGGATCTGGCTGTCCACGATATCTCGATCATCCAGTATATTCTGGACGAGGACCCGGTGGCGGTCTCGGCGACCGGGTCGTGTCATGTTGCCGGGTCCCCGGAGAACATGGCGCATATCACGTTGTTCTTTCAGAGCAGATGCGTCGCCCATGTGAGCGTCAACTGGCTGTCCCCCATCAAGGTGCGGCAGACCTTCGTCGGCGGCAGCAAGAAGATGATCGTCTACGACGACCTGGAGCCGACCGAGAAGATCAAGGTCTACGACAAGGGCATCACCCTGAACGGCTCGTCCGAGAACGCTCATCAGTTCCGGATCGGCTATCGGGCCGGGGACATGTGGGCGCCGCACATTTCGGCGAAGGAGGCGCTGCAGAGTGAAGTGGAGCACTTCATCGATTGCGTCCGCAACGGCACGCCGCCGGTGTCCGATGGCCTGTCGGGGCTGCGCGTCATCGAAGTGCTCGAAGCCGCGTCGCGCTCGATCGCCGATCAGGGCAAGCCCGTTCTGCTCAAGCATCCGCGCGGCAGCGTCCGGGAGCCCGCCAGGGCTACGGCCTGATCGGTTCGTGATGAGCTCAGTCCAGCGTTCCATCTTCTTTTCCGCGGCCGAGCGTTATGCCAGCCTGTTGCTGTTCCTTGTCTCGACGGCCGTCCTGTCGCGGCTGCTGACGCCCAAGGAGTTCGGTGTCTATGCCGTCGTCGGCGCCGTCACCACCGTGGTCGCGGTATCGTCGCAGGAGTTCGGCGGCGCCAATTATATCATCCAGAAGGTTTCGCTGTCCGACGCGAATGTCCGCACCGCATTTACGGTCACGTTCTGCCTATCCGCCTTGATCGGCGCCGGCCTCTATCTTCTGGGCGGAATGCTCGGGGCGTTGTTCGGCGAGGCCGGCATAGAGGCGGGGATCGCCGTCGCCGCGCTGAACTTCCTGATCACGCCGTTCTCGATGACGATCATCGCGCTGCTCCGCCGCGACATGCGGTTCGGCGTCATCGCCGGCGGAAACCTTGCCGGCAACTTCGCCACTGTCGTGGCGTCGATCGCGCTGGCGGCGTTGGGCTACAGCTATCTCGCACCGATCTGGGGCATGGTCGCCGGAAGCGCCGTGCAGGCGGCCTATATGATGGCCGGACGCGACGATCTGCGGATTTTCCGGCCGTCGCTGGAAGGCTTCCCGGAGGTCGTCAGATTCGGTCTCTATTCGAGCGGCGTCGTTCTCATTAACGTATTGTACAACTCGGCGCCCCAACTGTTTCTCGCGCGGGTGCTGGATTTCGCCGCAGTCGGTCTCTACAGCCGGGCCGTCAACGTCACCCAGGTGTTCGACAAGCTGGTCATCCAGGTGATCAGCCCGGTCATCATGCCTGCCATCTTCGCCCAGACCAAGGCCGGCGCCGACCTCAAGCGGATCTATCTCGATGCGATCGGGCTCCTGACCGTGCTGCACTGGCCGTTCCTGATCCTGGTGGCGGTGATGGCGAAGCCGATCATCGCCGTGTGGCTCGGCCCCACGTGGCTGGAAGTGGTTCCGCTGGTGCGTCTGTTGTGCATCGCCTATCTGTCGCTGTTCGCCGCCTGCCTGACCTATCCCGTCCTGGTGGCGGCCGGCAGCGTCCGCGACGCGCTGGTTTCCTCGCTGATCTCGTTGCCGCCGTCGCTGCTCCTCATTCTCGGAGCGTCCTTCTTCGGCGTCGGCGCGGTGGCGGCCTCGGCGCTGCTGACATTGCCGTTCCAGGCTGCGGTGGCGATCTATTTCGTCGGCCGCCATATCGAGCTGCGGCCGATCGATATCCTCCGCGCGACGCAGAAGAGCGGTGTGGTCGCGGCCGGCAGCGGCGTTGCGGCGGCGATCGGCGCCGCCCTGATCGACTACGGCGTGATCGGCCAGGCTGCCGGTGTCGTTGCCGCCTGCGCGGCAGCTGCGGCAGCCTGGCTTGCAGCGCTGGTGGCGGTGCAACATCCGTTGCTGCCGAAGCTGAAGATGGCAGCCGGCGAGGCATTGTTCATCACGTGGCGCATCGGAGTGCCCGTGCCGCTGTCATCCGGCCGGCCGGACCGGGATGGCTGTTGAATTCCTGCTCTAACGCTCGGGAGAAGAGGCGATGGCGATCGCAAAGGACGTGCAACTCGGCCGCGACGTGCGGATCTTTCATCCGGACCTCGTCAACCTCTACGGTTGTTCTATCGGTGACGAGACCAGGATCGGGACCTTCGTCGAGGTCCAGATCGGGGCGACGATCGGCGCCCGCTGCAAGATCTCCTCGCACAGTTTCATCTGCGAGGGGGTCACCATCGAGGACGAGGTGTTCATCGGCCACGGCGTGATGTTCACCAACGACAAATACCCGAGGGCGACCACCGCGGACGGTCGCCCCCAGGGCCCGGCCGACTGGAGCGTGGAATCCACGCGCGTCGGCAGGGGGGCCTCGGTCGGATCCAACGCCACCATTCTGAGCGGCATCACGATCGGTGCCGGCGCCATCGTGGGCGCCGGCGCGGTGGTGACCAAAGACGTTCCGCCTCAAGCGATCGTGGCGGGAGTCCCCGCCCGTGTGATCCCGGCCTCGACGGCAGGGGCTTCATCGAGGCGGTACGCGACGCCGCATCGTAACCGTTGACCACGGCCACGAATTAAACCGAGTTCGCGCGAACAGCAGTTTTCATTTGTTTATTTTTGTGATTTGATTTAATTGGAATATTGAATTTAAATAAATTAACCGCGCGGCCGGGCGCCAACACAGGATAAGGCCTTGATACCGCTTCTCGATTTGAAAGCTCAATACCGCCAGATCAGGTCCGAAATCGATGCCGCGATCATGCGCGTCATCGAGAGCACGCAATTCGTGCTGGGCCCCGATGTCGACGCCTTCGAGAATCGCTTCGCTGCCTATTGCAGCGCCGCGCACTGCCGGGCGGTCAACAGCGGCACCTCGGCGCTGCACCTGGCGCTGCTCGCGGCGGGCATCGGCCCTGGCGACGAGGTCATCACGGTCTCGATGACCTTCGTCGCGACGACTGCCGCCATTCTGTACAGCGGCGCGAGGCCGGTGTTCGTCGATGTCGATCCGGTGACCTGGACGATGGATCCGGCGTTGATTGAAGCCGCGATCACGCCGCGGACGAAGGCGATCCTTCCGGTTCATCTGCACGGCCTGATGGCCGATATGGATCCGATCATGGAGATCGCCCGCCGGCATCGTCTCGTTGTCATTGAGGATGCTGCGCAGGCTCACGGCGCCGAATACAAGGGGCGCCGCGCGGGATCGATCGGTGATCTCGGCTGTTTCAGCTTCTATCCGGGCAAGAATCTGGGTGCCTATGGCGAGGGCGGAGCGATCGTCACAAACCAGCCCGACCTCGCGCGGCGGATATCGCTGCTGCGGGACTGGGGGCAGGAGTCCAAATACAATCACGTCGTCGCCGGCTTCAACTACCGCATGGACGGCATCCAGGGCGCGGTGCTCAACGTCAAGATGGACTATATCGAATCCTGGACGCAGGCGCGCCGATCGGTTGCCGCGCATTACGATCGCCTGCTGGCGCAGTCGCCCCTCATGCGGCCGCGGCCGCCCTCGCACAGCCGTCATGTCTATCACGTCTACGCGGTCGGCCTGCC encodes the following:
- a CDS encoding peptidase domain-containing ABC transporter: MSQPISAEIEDVGEAPSAAVVDEAPAVVDEAPGPASRTALECLARVAAHHGVDLPADRLQHAYVVAGSPIATNLLLRMAKDGGLRARNARLDWGALFRLGEAYPALVRLKNGNWIVVLGAGEAADGTEAVSIFDPLAERQDEALIVGKDLFCGRWSGEAILVKRNGRSADGRPAFGLRWFVPELLRQWRLFADVAIAAILLYALGLALPIFFQLVIDKVLVHESFTTLYVLAAGATAALAFDAIFGFLRRYLLLYATNKVDIRVATKTFGHLLGLPVTFFEHISAGVLVKHMQQAARIREFLTGRLFLTTLDALSLVVFIPVLALYSIKLTCVVLAFTALSGAVVALLMGPFRRRLYELYQAEGARQALLVETVHGMRTVKSLAMEPLQGKVWDDRCAQSVTMRFGVEKISAGAQSLTGFLEKLMTLGIIALGALDVFSGEMTIGALVAFNMLAGRVSGPLVQMVTMVHEYQEVALAVKMLGEVMNQKPERDGRRDGLRPDLVGKIEFENVSFRYGPDAAPALDDVSFSIAPGSIFGIVGRSGSGKTTLTRLISGMYPVQQGLLRVDGYDSRELDLIHLRRNLGLVLQDNFLFRGTVRENIACVKRDATFAEVVRAAQLAGADEFIERLPRGFDTMLEEDASNLSGGQKQRLAIARALIVNPRILILDEATSALDSESEMIIRRNLRRIAAGRTVIIVSHRLSMLTDASEILVIDRGRIVDVDHHDRLLSKCTIYRHLWNQQTKQIA
- a CDS encoding HlyD family type I secretion periplasmic adaptor subunit is translated as MTRADKSGADAMTGKKASPQPAGRRRRSLFRAAPLRSPLIAEFQTDAIEIEERTPPRVARLTLYCVVALILAAVAWASVSHVDMIVTAQGKLITTRPNLVVQPLETSVIREIHVKAGDRVNRGDVLATLDPTFSQADLDQLRNRVAAFDATINRLKAELAGQDYVVGVGASGDEVLQRKMFLQRRMGYDAQIQNYDAQIASAQANLKTAQDEEAVLVQRLETMRSIETMRSTLMDKEVGSKLNFLLSRDARLEVESNLARVRGNIADNAHRVDKSRADQNVFAEDFRRTAYQDLVETLAKRDSAAEDLKKVELRRQLIVLKAPADAVVLEIANRTVGSVVREAETLFVLVPRDVALQAEVNVEGRDIGQVSVGQPVRIKFEAFPFQKYGTGRGEVRVISQDAFSPDPKAEGARRATAPYYRVLVDLSDAHLRLPAERVPLIPGMAVTAEMKAGRRSVISYFLYPLLRGLDESIREY
- a CDS encoding glycosyltransferase family 2 protein, which produces MTKISVIIPHLNQPDGLETCLCSLEAQSLQRDLFEVIVVDNGSLALPTEVVARHPGTRLLQEGRPGPGPARNTGVAAAAGDILAFIDADCRAHPGWLDNALNALQSSLPRTVLGGDVRIWHPGDSSLTAVEAYESVFAYRFKLYIERHGYSGTGNLVMFRRDFDAAGPFAGIEVAEDMEWGQRARDAGLRFRYVPEMIVFHPARGSLDELYAKWDRQILHYRHMADGKAAWRLRWIARALLLLASPAAGAITVLTSDRIKGFVTRWRAFAVLCAVRTHRAAVMLTLLRGDRSISWNR
- a CDS encoding WecB/TagA/CpsF family glycosyltransferase → MRASFLECPVDILSMAETVDLARRAMRSRQRLQHVALNVAKLVNMRLDPVLAADVANSDVVSIDGMGIVWGARALGLPVKSRVAGVDLLAELLAVCASEGFKPYFLGATPPVLQRAVERVRGRHPSLVLAGYKDGYFGREDEAAVVSDIRASGADCLFIGMPTPRKERFLAAHRDVLGVPFIMGVGGSFDILAGEVRRAPARMQQLGLEWLYRVYQEPGRMWWRYARTNTLFAGILAQAVIRQILGAAPRANRVIPPGAGRVGG
- the wecB gene encoding non-hydrolyzing UDP-N-acetylglucosamine 2-epimerase, which encodes MQKHFLVLLGTRPEAIKLFPVINRLKAEKDITITVCATAQHRQLLDQVLKLARVVPDFDLNVMTANQTLDHLTARLLGNIGEVLDQVKPTRVIVQGDTATAMTGALAAYYHRIPVSHVEAGLRSGDIYAPWPEEVNRKIVGSIADQHFAPTERAAQALRAENVPNERIHVTGNTVVDALILARAMVEADPCLSSRWDDIRKHHGNRRIILVTCHRRENFGGGVLNIVNALQTILAREDVAVVLPIHPNPNVRDIFAAHLSNHPRVILISPQEYTDFVSLLSLSYLVLTDSGGVQEEAPTFGKPVLVMRETTERPEGVEAGTARLVGADYDRIVEETFRLLDDDETYSAMARSHNPFGDGRASERIVKVLLDA